One Fusobacterium nucleatum genomic window carries:
- a CDS encoding alanine:cation symporter family protein encodes MDFLNSIIGQINTVLWSYVLIALLILSGLFYTLRTGFAQGRLLGDMVALITGKLSSLKDGEKKVAGQVTGFQAFCIAVASHVGTGNLAGVAIAVVVGGPGALFWMWIIALLGGATSLIENTLAQTYKVKEGNGFRGGPSYYMEKALGQKTLGYIFSVIVIVTFAFIFNTVQANTIAQAFESSFSKFGMTTTIAGIILAALTALIIFGGLHRIANVVGYMVPIMAIGYVIVALYVLIVNITHIPALFMSIIEAAFGLKQAVGGAMGVAMLQGIKRGLYSNEAGMGSAPNAAATSNVSHPVKQGLLQAFGVFVDTILICSATGFIVLLYPDFSTTAKEGIQVTQDALAYSIGNWGKDFITLCIFLFAFSSLVGNYYYGEANLEFLTKSKTSMLIFRILTVACVFLGSVAKLAFVWNIADVSMGIMALMNIVVIAILSPKAVAIINDYIKQRKEGKNPVFRAKDIPGLENTECWDD; translated from the coding sequence ATGGATTTTTTAAATTCTATAATTGGACAAATCAACACAGTTTTATGGTCTTATGTTCTTATTGCACTTTTAATCTTATCTGGTCTGTTTTATACTTTAAGAACAGGTTTTGCACAAGGTAGATTATTAGGCGATATGGTTGCTTTGATTACTGGTAAACTTTCTTCTCTAAAAGATGGTGAAAAGAAAGTTGCTGGACAAGTAACTGGTTTCCAAGCATTTTGTATAGCAGTTGCTTCTCATGTTGGTACTGGTAACCTTGCAGGAGTTGCAATAGCAGTTGTAGTTGGTGGACCTGGAGCATTATTTTGGATGTGGATTATAGCACTTCTAGGCGGAGCAACAAGTTTGATTGAAAATACTTTAGCACAAACTTATAAAGTAAAAGAAGGAAACGGATTTAGAGGTGGACCTTCTTACTATATGGAAAAAGCCCTAGGACAAAAAACACTTGGTTACATTTTCTCAGTTATAGTTATAGTAACATTTGCTTTTATATTCAACACAGTTCAAGCCAATACAATAGCACAAGCATTTGAAAGTTCATTTAGTAAGTTTGGTATGACTACTACAATAGCTGGGATAATTTTAGCAGCCCTTACTGCTTTAATCATATTTGGAGGATTACATAGAATAGCTAATGTTGTTGGATACATGGTTCCTATTATGGCTATAGGTTATGTTATTGTGGCATTATATGTTCTAATTGTTAATATTACTCATATTCCAGCATTGTTTATGAGCATTATTGAAGCTGCTTTTGGTTTAAAACAAGCTGTTGGTGGAGCAATGGGAGTGGCTATGCTTCAAGGTATTAAGAGAGGATTATATTCTAACGAAGCTGGTATGGGAAGTGCTCCAAATGCTGCTGCTACATCTAATGTTTCTCATCCTGTAAAACAAGGTCTTTTACAAGCATTTGGTGTATTTGTAGATACTATATTAATTTGTAGTGCAACTGGTTTTATTGTTTTATTGTATCCTGATTTTTCTACAACTGCAAAAGAAGGTATTCAAGTAACTCAAGATGCTCTTGCTTATTCAATTGGAAACTGGGGAAAAGATTTTATAACTTTATGTATATTCTTATTTGCTTTCAGTTCATTAGTAGGAAACTATTATTATGGTGAAGCAAATTTAGAATTCTTAACTAAGAGTAAAACTTCAATGTTAATATTTAGAATATTAACTGTTGCTTGTGTATTTTTAGGTTCAGTTGCAAAATTAGCATTTGTTTGGAATATAGCTGACGTATCTATGGGAATTATGGCATTAATGAATATCGTAGTTATAGCAATTCTTTCTCCAAAAGCTGTTGCTATTATTAATGACTATATTAAACAAAGAAAAGAAGGAAAGAATCCTGTATTTAGAGCAAAAGATATTCCTGGTTTAGAAAATACTGAATGCTGGGATGATTAA